The following proteins are co-located in the Paralichthys olivaceus isolate ysfri-2021 chromosome 10, ASM2471397v2, whole genome shotgun sequence genome:
- the LOC109641378 gene encoding gamma-crystallin S-1-like: MMDKIVFFEDPDFQGKSYDCKGDSVDLHGFIRRCNSVKVEGGWWVLYERNNYTGYQYVIGPGEYNEYRRWMGFNDCVRSCRIIKNAKGPYKLKLFDRPNFDGQSLELTENMKAIQEKWTRQEVQSCKVLDGSWVFFEHPNFCGRQYLLEKGEYKHHSEWGALKAAVGSIRRMTEK, from the exons ATGATGGATAAG ATTGTGTTTTTCGAGGACCCGGACTTCCAGGGAAAGTCCTACGACTGCAAAGGGGACTCGGTCGACCTGCACGGCTTCATCCGCCGGTGCAACTCAGTCAAGGTGGAAGGAGGCTGGTGGGTTCTGTACGAGCGCAACAACTACACAGGCTACCAGTATGTCATCGGTCCCGGGGAATACAACGAGTACCGTCGCTGGATGGGCTTCAACGACTGCGTCAGGTCCTGCAGGATCATCAAGAAC GCGAAGGGCCCGTACAAGCTGAAGCTGTTCGACCGGCCGAACTTCGACGGTCAGTCTCTGGAGCTGACGGAAAACATGAAGGCGATACAAGAGAAGTGGACGAGGCAGGAAGTCCAGTCCTGCAAGGTCCTGGACGGGTCCTGGGTTTTCTTCGAGCATCCCAACTTCTGTGGTCGTCAGTACCTGCTGGAGAAAGGCGAGTACAAGCACCACTCGGAGTGGGGAGCTCTGAAAGCCGCGGTGGGCTCCATCAGAAGAATGACGGAGAAATGA